One region of Strigops habroptila isolate Jane chromosome 11, bStrHab1.2.pri, whole genome shotgun sequence genomic DNA includes:
- the LHX5 gene encoding LIM/homeobox protein Lhx5 — translation MMVHCAGCERPILDRFLLNVLDRAWHIKCVQCCECKCNLTEKCFSREGKLYCKNDFFRRFGTKCAGCSQGISPSDLVRKARNKVFHLNCFTCMVCNKQLSTGEELYIIDENKFVCKEDYLNSPSLKEGSLNSVSSCTDRSLSPDLQDPMQDDTKETDNSTSSDKETTNNENEEQNSGTKRRGPRTTIKAKQLETLKAAFAATPKPTRHIREQLAQETGLNMRVIQVWFQNRRSKERRMKQLSALGARRHAFFRSPRRMRPLGGRLDESEMLGSTPYTYYGDYQGDYYGPGGNYDFFPHGPPSQAQSPADSSYLQNSGPGSTPLGPLEPPLSGHHSSENQRYTDMISHPDTPSPEPGMTGSLHPIPGEVFSGGPSPPFSMSSNSGYSGALSHPNPELSEAAVW, via the exons ATGATGGTGCATTGTGCGGGCTGCGAGAGGCCGATTTTGGACCGGTTCCTGCTGAACGTCTTGGACAGGGCATGGCACATCAAATGCGTCCAGTGCTGCGAGTGCAAGTGCAACCTCACCGAGAAATGCTTCTCCAGGGAAGGCAAACTCTACTGCAAAAATGACTTTTTCAG gagGTTTGGTACCAAATGCGCCGGCTGCTCCCAGGGCATCTCCCCCAGCGACCTCGTCCGGAAAGCGCGGAATAAAGTCTTTCACCTGAACTGTTTCACCTGCATGGTCTGCAACAAGCAGCTCTCCACGGGCGAGGAACTCTATATCATAGACGAAAACAAATTTGTTTGCAAAGAGGATTATTTGAACTCTCCCAGTTTGAAGGAAGGAAGCCTCAACTCAG TGTCCTCATGTACAGACAGGAGTTTGTCCCCGGATCTCCAGGACCCCATGCAGGACGACACGAAGGAGACGGACAACTCGACCTCCTCGGACAAGGAAACCACCAACAACGAGAACGAGGAGCAGAACTCGGGCACCAAGCGGAGGGGGCCCCGCACCACCATTAAAGCCAAGCAGCTGGAGACCCTCAAAGCTGCCTTCGCCgccacccccaaacccacccgCCACATCCGAGAGCAGCTGGCCCAGGAGACCGGCCTCAACATGAGAGTCATCCAG GTCTGGTTCCAGAACCGTCGGTCCAAGGAGCGCCGGATGAAGCAGCTGAGCGCGCTGGGCGCCCGCCGGCATGCCTTCTTCCGCAGCCCGCGCAGGATGCGGCCCCTCGGCGGCCGCCTCGACGAGTCCGAGATGCTCGGCTCGACGCCCTACACGTACTACGGAG aTTACCAAGGTGACTACTACGGACCGGGAGGCAACTATGACTTTTTCCCCCACGGGCCGCCCTCCCAAGCCCAGTCCCCGGCCGACTCCAGCTACCTTCAGAACTCAGGACCCGGCTCCACACCCCTGGGACCCTTGGAGCCCCCCTTAAGCGGACACCACTCCTCAGAAAACCAAAGGTACACGGATATGATCTCGCATCCCGACACCCCCAGCCCCGAGCCGGGGATGACCGGCTCGCTGCACCCCATCCCAGGGGAGGTCTTCAGCGGGGGGCCCAGCCCACCCTTCTCCATGTCCAGCAATAGCGGCTACAGCGGGGCCCTCTCGCACCCCAACCCGGAGCTCAGCGAGGCAGCGGTGTGGTAG